A stretch of the Bordetella genomosp. 8 genome encodes the following:
- a CDS encoding response regulator, which translates to MILIVEDEPKLAALLTDYLRAARYETESLGDGAEALAAIRRVKPDLVLLDLMLPGRDGLEVCRELRTFSDVPVIMVTARVEEIDRLIGLEMGADDYICKPFSPREVVARVKAILRRARGANNNGHHQSLLEIRPEHHMATLDGKPLSLTPVEFRLLQALSAAEGKILSRDALLNHLYADHRVVTDRTVDSHIKNLRRKFEAVLPGHDLIRSIYGVGYKLEMH; encoded by the coding sequence ATGATCCTGATCGTAGAAGACGAACCCAAGCTGGCGGCCCTGCTGACCGACTACCTGCGCGCCGCGCGATACGAAACCGAATCGCTGGGCGACGGCGCGGAGGCGCTGGCGGCGATACGCCGCGTGAAACCCGACCTGGTGCTGCTGGACCTGATGCTGCCGGGCCGCGACGGCCTGGAAGTGTGCCGCGAACTGCGCACGTTCAGCGACGTGCCGGTGATCATGGTCACGGCGCGGGTGGAAGAGATCGACCGGCTCATCGGCCTGGAGATGGGCGCCGACGACTACATCTGCAAGCCCTTCAGCCCGCGCGAAGTCGTCGCGCGCGTGAAGGCCATCCTGCGGCGCGCGCGCGGCGCCAACAACAACGGCCATCACCAGTCCCTGCTGGAGATCCGTCCCGAACATCACATGGCCACGCTGGACGGCAAGCCCCTGTCCCTGACCCCCGTCGAGTTCCGCCTGCTGCAGGCGCTGTCGGCGGCGGAAGGCAAGATCCTGTCGCGCGACGCGCTGCTGAATCACCTGTACGCGGATCATCGTGTGGTCACCGACCGCACGGTCGACAGCCACATCAAGAACCTGCGCCGCAAGTTCGAAGCCGTGTTGCCGGGCCATGACCTGATCCGATCGATATACGGCGTGGGCTACAAGCTGGAAATGCATTGA
- a CDS encoding tRNA threonylcarbamoyladenosine dehydratase, producing MSIAIDPPTCDIDAERRFGGLARLYGPGAPDRLRAARIAVVGLGGVGSWTAEALARSGVGALTLIDLDHIAESNVNRQIHALSDTLGQAKVAAMAARVAGINPTCAVTQVDDFVTPDNVADVLAADYDAVVDCTDQAAAKIAMILHARRRGLGLLVCGGAGGKTDPLALRVGDLSQACNDALLAKLRNKLRREHGYPKAAAKAGKAPSRTPKMHVRALWFDQPAILPAAWTAGAEAEDDVGAMVAPLAPQGLSCAGYGSSITITATMGMAAADQALRLVLART from the coding sequence ATGAGCATTGCGATCGATCCCCCGACCTGCGACATCGACGCGGAGCGCCGCTTCGGCGGCCTGGCGCGCCTGTATGGCCCCGGCGCGCCGGACCGCCTGCGCGCCGCGCGCATCGCGGTGGTCGGCCTGGGGGGCGTCGGTTCCTGGACGGCGGAAGCGCTGGCGCGCAGCGGCGTGGGCGCCCTGACGTTGATCGACCTCGACCACATCGCCGAATCCAACGTGAACCGGCAGATCCATGCGCTGTCGGACACGCTGGGCCAGGCCAAGGTCGCGGCGATGGCGGCCAGGGTGGCCGGCATCAATCCAACATGCGCCGTCACGCAGGTGGACGATTTCGTCACGCCCGACAACGTCGCGGACGTGCTGGCCGCGGACTATGACGCCGTGGTCGACTGCACCGACCAGGCGGCGGCAAAGATCGCCATGATCCTGCATGCGCGGCGGCGTGGCCTGGGCCTGCTGGTCTGCGGCGGCGCGGGCGGCAAGACCGATCCGCTGGCCTTGCGCGTGGGCGATCTGTCGCAGGCCTGCAATGACGCCTTGCTGGCGAAGCTGCGCAACAAGCTGCGCCGCGAACATGGCTATCCCAAGGCGGCCGCCAAGGCCGGCAAGGCGCCCTCGCGCACGCCGAAGATGCACGTGCGGGCCTTGTGGTTCGACCAGCCGGCGATCCTGCCGGCCGCCTGGACCGCCGGGGCGGAGGCGGAAGACGACGTCGGCGCCATGGTGGCGCCGCTCGCGCCGCAAGGCTTGTCCTGCGCCGGGTATGGCTCGTCCATCACCATCACCGCGACCATGGGCATGGCGGCGGCCGACCAGGCCTTGCGGCTGGTATTGGCGCGCACCTAG
- a CDS encoding aminotransferase class IV produces the protein MTPTPTPAPTASPRATAVLPDLIETIRVDADGRMPLLDRHMARLQASCAALGHRSDADQVRAEVLTAAGTAQGPGPHRLRLLHHPDGTLTLRTAPLPPLPTPQGVCLWTSRLSSGASLLRHKTTHRPWYDDITEWLARHPDLFDAVLCNERGELCEGSRTNVYLQMGGTWFTPPVSCGCLPGVQRAALLDAGLVQERILYEDDMQRATRIRLSNALRGWMDVEFRLGAKAAPAR, from the coding sequence ATGACGCCCACCCCGACCCCCGCCCCCACCGCCAGCCCACGCGCAACGGCTGTCCTGCCGGACCTGATCGAAACCATCCGCGTCGATGCCGACGGACGCATGCCGCTGCTGGATCGCCACATGGCGCGCCTGCAGGCCTCGTGCGCCGCGCTCGGCCACCGCTCGGATGCCGACCAGGTCCGCGCGGAAGTGCTCACGGCCGCCGGCACGGCGCAGGGCCCCGGGCCGCACCGCCTGCGCCTGCTGCACCATCCCGATGGCACGTTGACGCTGCGCACCGCGCCGCTGCCGCCGCTGCCCACGCCCCAGGGCGTCTGCCTGTGGACCAGCCGGCTGTCGTCCGGCGCATCGTTGCTGCGCCACAAGACCACGCACCGGCCCTGGTATGACGACATCACCGAATGGCTGGCGCGGCACCCGGACTTGTTCGATGCCGTGCTGTGCAACGAGCGGGGCGAGTTGTGCGAAGGCAGCCGTACCAACGTCTATCTGCAGATGGGCGGCACATGGTTCACGCCGCCCGTGTCCTGCGGCTGCCTGCCCGGCGTGCAGCGCGCCGCGCTGCTGGACGCTGGCCTGGTCCAGGAACGCATCCTGTACGAAGACGACATGCAGCGCGCCACCCGCATCCGTTTGTCCAATGCGCTGCGCGGATGGATGGACGTGGAATTCCGCCTGGGCGCGAAAGCGGCGCCGGCGCGCTAG
- a CDS encoding aminodeoxychorismate synthase component I produces the protein MFCRFEDRLAGRALQLEGPRDRILACAPDQLQAALDAIEAARDAGRWVALLLDFELGEWLLPLPANAGSGTAGRPRLRALVFDQARHEAPWSAAAPPADGARAIAAIAARQDRASYLERIQAIRAGIGRGEYYQVNYTMPLDVGVRGDRRELYRRIAARNPVAHAAYIEDGGQAVLSFSPELFVQRRGDLLTTRPMKGTAPRDADPERDHALGQALLASDKNRAENLMIVDLLRNDLGRIAETGSVRAEALFTLERYPTVWTMTSTVTARAPRASLGDVLRALFPCGSVTGAPKVAALAHIRQAEIAPRGLYCGSIGWLAPDGDFSLNVAIRTLVVDADGRGVYGVGGGIVHDSEPDSEWQECLWKARILDPELDPA, from the coding sequence ATGTTCTGCCGTTTCGAAGACCGCCTGGCCGGGCGGGCCTTGCAGCTGGAAGGCCCGCGCGACCGCATCCTGGCCTGCGCGCCGGATCAGTTGCAGGCCGCGCTGGACGCCATCGAGGCGGCGCGCGACGCCGGCCGCTGGGTCGCGCTGCTGCTGGATTTCGAACTGGGCGAATGGCTGCTGCCCCTGCCGGCCAACGCCGGAAGCGGTACCGCCGGCCGGCCCCGCCTGCGCGCCCTGGTATTCGACCAGGCCCGGCACGAAGCGCCCTGGTCGGCCGCCGCGCCGCCAGCGGACGGCGCTCGCGCGATTGCGGCGATTGCCGCGCGGCAGGACCGCGCCAGCTATCTGGAGCGGATCCAGGCCATACGCGCCGGCATAGGCCGGGGCGAGTATTACCAGGTCAACTACACGATGCCGCTGGACGTAGGCGTGCGGGGCGACCGGCGCGAGCTTTATCGCCGCATCGCCGCCCGCAATCCGGTCGCGCACGCCGCCTACATCGAGGACGGCGGGCAAGCGGTGTTGTCCTTCTCGCCCGAACTGTTCGTGCAGCGGCGTGGCGACCTGCTGACCACGCGGCCCATGAAGGGGACCGCCCCGCGCGATGCCGATCCCGAACGCGACCATGCGTTGGGCCAGGCGCTGCTGGCCAGCGACAAGAACCGCGCCGAAAACCTGATGATCGTGGACCTGCTGCGCAACGACCTGGGCCGGATCGCCGAAACCGGCAGCGTGCGCGCCGAAGCCTTGTTCACGCTGGAACGCTATCCCACCGTGTGGACCATGACGTCGACCGTCACGGCGCGCGCCCCGCGCGCCAGCCTGGGCGACGTGCTGCGCGCGCTGTTTCCCTGCGGTTCGGTGACGGGCGCTCCCAAGGTCGCCGCGCTGGCCCACATCCGACAGGCCGAGATCGCGCCGCGCGGCCTCTACTGCGGCAGCATAGGCTGGCTGGCGCCGGACGGCGATTTTTCGCTGAACGTGGCAATACGCACCCTGGTGGTGGACGCCGACGGCCGCGGCGTCTATGGTGTGGGCGGCGGCATCGTCCACGACTCCGAGCCAGATTCCGAATGGCAGGAATGCCTGTGGAAGGCGCGCATACTCGACCCGGAGCTCGACCCCGCATGA